In one Poecilia reticulata strain Guanapo linkage group LG8, Guppy_female_1.0+MT, whole genome shotgun sequence genomic region, the following are encoded:
- the ntf4 gene encoding neurotrophin-4 gives MHWLPLVAMVIASALPFPHNPATAQPSEDRKQTSTSEVENQITYEPFSSPDVPAEEEEEEPLRTEEISQENSLPKDYKASRKDGDSDSMSRHFRTGAAEDSPAVDVGLGLEIDEMFLDAHPRVLFSPSPSPPEHPPLLLMLENGLMEDDSDGDIEGHGDRAADRTTPTPTWADYNREPVDEAYRPVKRDKRSHLIDTRRGEKSVCESESTWVNNKTTAIDSHGERVTIVPQIQTMTGALKQYFYETRCRRPDGQSGSSRTRGAGARSAAAGVAGASCLGVDKKQWRSECREKQSYVRALSKDAKNKMGWRWIRIDSSCVCVLLSRTNQGKDVMTRRRRV, from the coding sequence ATGCACTGGCTTCccctggttgccatggtgatcgCCTCGGCCCTGCCCTTCCCTCACAACCCCGCGACCGCGCAGCCCAGCGAGGATCGTAAGCAAACCTCCACGTCCGAAGTGGAGAACCAGATAACCTACGAACCGTTCAGCAGTCCGGACGTTCccgcagaagaagaagaagaagaaccgCTCAGGACCGAGGAAATTTCCCAGGAAAACTCGCTACCAAAGGACTACAAAGCCAGCAGGAAAGATGGCGACTCGGACTCGATGTCGCGCCATTTTAGGACAGGCGCAGCAGAGGACAGCCCCGCCGTAGATGTCGGTTTGGGTCTGGAAATAGACGAAATGTTTCTGGACGCACATCCCCGCGTCCTGTTCTCGCCCTCGCCGTCACCACCGGAGCATCCGccgctgctgctgatgttggAGAACGGGCTAATGGAGGACGACAGCGACGGAGACATAGAGGGTCACGGTGATCGCGCCGCCGACCGGACCACGCCGACTCCGACATGGGCGGACTACAACAGGGAGCCCGTCGACGAGGCGTACCGCCCGGTGAAACGGGACAAACGTTCACACCTGATAGACACCCGCAGGGGGGAGAAGTCCGTGTGCGAGTCGGAAAGCACGTGggtcaacaacaaaaccacGGCTATCGACTCGCACGGCGAGCGGGTCACCATCGTCCCGCAGATCCAGACAATGACGGGCGCGCTCAAGCAGTACTTTTACGAGACGCGGTGCCGCCGGCCCGACGGGCAAAGCGGCTCGAGCAGGACGCGGGGAGCGGGCGCGAGGTCCGCGGCGGCCGGCGTCGCCGGGGCCAGCTGCCTCGGCGTGGATAAAAAACAATGGCGGAGCGAGTGCAGAGAGAAGCAGTCGTACGTCCGCGCGCTCTCCAAGGACGCCAAGAACAAGATGGGATGGCGGTGGATCCGGATAGACTCGTCCTGCGTCTGCGTGCTGCTGTCCAGAACAAATCAGGGGAAGGACGTGATGACGAGGCGTAGGAGAGTCTAA